GAGGGCAAAGTATCAAGTACCAAGTTATATCTGCAGAGAAAAAGTGGGAAGTAAGACTAAACAGAATGGCATCTTCATTTCTCTGAGTTTCTGACATTGGTCTTTTATGTGGAAAATGCTTGTAGAGTTTAAACTACAGTTTTTGAACAGAAGGGTGCAATGTATGACGTTTCTACTAGAGGGAAGATGAAAAGGTTCACCTCAAGCACATAGTAGCGATTAGGTTGAATAATATGCCTTGTCAGCATTGGGTACATAAACAGATGAATTAGTAATTGGTACCTTTATCACTATTCCTATGTCAAAGTGCTAGTAGGTTCTCAGTGTTCACAAAAGTCACAacattctgttaaaaaaaaaaaagtattgcctttttggaaaaaaagaatACTGCCCAAATCAGCTCATTTTGCAACCCCCATGCCCCAGTCTGATCCAGTTGCCTTGTACCACTCGGGAAGTGCAAATTAGCGTAAAATCAGCCTGTCTGAGAATTCTCCAGGGAAAGGAGAATCCTTGCATGGTATAGAGTCATCACAGtgcttctacacacacacacacacacacacacaaaaccaagtTCAGGGGACATTGCTAGGTTACCTCACTGATTCCCAGCTGACCATAGGGCCCCTGAAGCTGCTTTAATTTACAGCAGGAACCAGCCAGGTCCCCTGACAGCTCCATGATTGATTGAGCAtaaaagtggcttaaagccacctttgcctcaTCTTTCCCAGCATGCAACAAGTGCAGCCCAGCCAGGTCAGAGGAGATATCAGTACAAACACAAGGTATTGAGGTTTGGCTCAGTCACCTCTAATAAACTCTGAAAGTGCAGGATGGAGAATGTATTTCATAGGAGCTATTTGGTGAATAATTCAGAATAAGAAATATGATTGTAGGAATCAGGATCCGTTACTGAATGGTTTTCAAACAAAAATGGGAGAAATTTGCAATGAGTATAATTCCAGCAAATTTTACTAGCTCTTTTCTTCACTAGATTACTCATATTTCCTGCTGACCTATAGGACACAATAAGATTTAGGAAAAGGAACACCCTCGTATTTTAAATTAGCCTTGGTTCAGACACCTTTAATAATGCAGACAGATATGTTGTCCTAATTGCTTTTTATGAGGTTAAGAGAACTATAATTAAATTAAGATTGCATAAGCTTTAATTACAGACTTGGAGATGCACTGATATCTAAAAGCAGCAGGAAATTATACACTGTACTATAACCAGCTGTAAAACGTACTGCTCATCTGTCATGTTACAGTATTCATTATTTGTGTTGACTTTGTCATTTTAGCCAACTAAGTAACAGTTATGGAAGAGCAAAAAAGTGCCAGTTCGGAACAAGATTTTGAAGGGCAGGCTACACATACAGGTAAAGAAACAAAATTAAGGGACATTTTagctcattgttaaaaattaatCAGTGTGGAAGCCTGTAATTTTAATTTGCTGACTGGAATTCAGAATGCCTTACACAGGTATATTCAGGTATACTCAGGAtccaatgaaaacatttttatgaCTAATTCACACCCCTCTTGACTGGACAGGTTACGCAGGGTTGAATTCAGAGCCGGCCTTATTGGTGCTTGAAGCAAATGGCTGCACGGGACACCAAAGCAGCAGTGGCATTGTTCAGTGCAAATTTGATGTAGGCTACTTTGCCTCAGTCATTAACAATCTCCTTTATTCCTTTGTACTGAAAACAGCTGTAACCCACTAGCACTGGGCTATAAGTTTTCAGTCACAAAGGCCGAAATCTGGGAATCTTGCTTCCTATAGGTCTTTGCCAGAGACATTAATGCCTCCTAGTCTGACAAGCAAAAGTGTAAAGTGAAATCTTAAAGCTCTCATTTTGTTTGGAGGAGAAGTCATTGCTAAAAATTAATCCACAAATGGTTTTGTCATAGCATAATATAGCCATTAAAAACTTTAAACCATCTTTGGTTGGATccattcttcttttctttttccagtgtcTACTGGCTATTGTTTATGTGAGTGCTGTCACTATATTCAGTGATGTACAGAACAGACAGGCAGCATGCTCCCTACCCAGGGAGCATGGAAGCATATGTTCTAAACAGCTCATTTTTCTCTCTGTGCCCCAGATGTTCCTGTGCCCTTTCCTTCAGCCCTACCCCATGCAACCCCTCTTCCTTCAATTACTTCCCAAATCAGCACTGTTGACCTGGGCCGAGATTTCAAAAAAGGACCCTAAAGTTAGAAGCCTAATAGGGATTTAGTAACCTAAATAAGTAACCTGAATGTCAAATGTGCTGAGCATTCAAGATCATCCATTGATATATTAGGAGTTTCTGGGTGcccagcacttttgaaatttaGGGCATTTATTTAGACTCCTAATTTTTGGTTCCTGTTTTTGGAAATGTTTAGCCTAGATCTTTTCCCCATCTTATTGGGTGGCACATTCTCTCTTTTTACGTGTGGCTCTTTAATATGATGATATTTAGAGCCTTTGTCCTCAAAGATTATGAAGTTAATTGTTTAATTCACAATTATAAAGCAACACACTCACCGAATGCAAAAAGACCCCACCAACTAGCAGTTTAGTAGCTCTGAAGGGAGAATGCttgacattttttaatttttggtgcaaGTTCAAATTTCATTGACCAACCACCCGATATCACCACCCTGAAAATTTGACAAGTTTTCctacaatatttttttcaactAACTATAGATGCAGTTTTTGGAACCATTTGACATTTTGAAccggtaaaattttcaaaatatttttgcaaaatgttttactGTTTAATCAACCAGCTCTAGAGACTAGGATTTGATTTTAGTTCTGTAATCAGAAACTTTTCAGCATTGACTGAGACATAGATATGGGCTATAAAGTCCGTGTTCTGACCTCTTGTTCTGCAGTGCGTATAAGGTCTTTAAATGTGCCCTGTGGTCAAAGACACTGTCTTTCTGAAactaacaaacaaaaccaaataatTATGGGTCTTTATCTCTCCTAGGGCCCAAAGGCGTGATCAATGACTGGAGAAAGTTTAAATTAGAAAGTGAAGACAGAGATTCCCTTCCTTTGAGCAAGAAAGAGATCCTCAGACAAATGTCTTCACCACACAGATCTCTCAGTAAAGATGATAAAGACACCAGAGAGAGATTCAGTCGTAAGGTAACAAGAGAAAACACAAGTGAATAAATGATTCTATATAaaacatgaaaacaaaaaaaaatgtggtaTAAGCACAGGAGGAGAAGCCAGAAACTACTGAATGTAATTGCCACCGATTCCCACTTCCTTTCTGTCCTTGTACAAATCACTTAACATCTCCATCTCAGTTTTCCTCGGCTGCAAATTGGGACAATACTGAACTACCTCAAAGTGACAATGTGAAGTCAATGTTTATAAAGTATGTTGAATGTGAGAAGGGCAGTGAGTGATACATGTTAGCATTAGTTGCTGAAATTTAGCTTGAGGCCTATTGAAAGCTACAAGGCACTTggattattataaataaaatacagagaGATCATGAAGGGGTAGATTATGCTATTCTTGCTCACACTGAGTGGTATTTTGCTTTGCAAGAAGTCCCACTGAAGaaaatgagactactcacagaaTAAAGAACTACTTAGTAGAAAGATGGAAGCATCTGACCCAAAACACACATGAAATAGAACACACCACTTGATCATGACAATCTGGCCAACTGTTGACCAGTGCTGAATCTTCTACCCTCAATAAAGGTTAATGAGAAGACTGTGGTGAGATAATTATCACAGTATCTAGCTGCCTCAGATCTCCTTTAATCTTGTCAATCTGGGTAAATTATTTCCTCCCGAAAACAGATAAAGAccaggggtgaaattctgaccctattgaagtcactggcaaaactccaactgactttagtggggccaggatttcacccaatgtgtCCTTGCTGATATTGTTAGATATATCAGTTGCCTTCAATACCATTCACCTGTACCCAAGTAAAGAGAGATGGGGTTTCCATTAAATGTCTTATTTCCTCTGTCTCCAAGATTCCCCACAGGGCAGTTTTGCACAATTATTCTTCTGCCCAAGGGTTTTATGTGGGGTTCCACAGACAACATCTTGTTTCCCTCCTTGTTCagtgaatactgtgtgtgtgtgtgtgtgtgtgtgtgtgtgtgtgtgtgtgtgtgtgtgtgtgtgtgtgtgtgtgtgtgtgtatatatatagggttaccatattaaaacatttaaaaaagaggacactccacggggccccttccccgccccaactccgccccttccccggccccaccccaattccacccccattccaaccccttccccaacgtCCCCGCCCCaagtccgccccctcccctgagcgccccgcattccccctcctcctccctcccagccacgcgaaacagctgcctgagcgctaccggcttcacagtttgccaggcagcccccatacctctggaccctgcacccccggtccggcacttcccctcctgggctccggcggcggcagctgctccctgactcctcagctctgtaagagccgagctgcccaagcgctactggcttcacggtttgccgggcagcccccatacctccggaccctgcggcgggcacttcccctcctgggctcctggggcgcagggtctggaggcatgggggctgcccagcaaaccgtgaagccagtagcgcttgggcagctcggctcttacagagctgaggagtcagggagcagcagctgTCACCGGAGCCCACTCTAAGGTAAGTCAGGGATGCtggcaaagctgggagtatttttcctGGACACgtttggctttttggaaattccccctggACTGGggtttgagtaccaaaaagccggacatgtccaggaaaaaccagacgtatggtaaccctaattatatatattacacacacacacacattcagtaATATAATGCTCTCTTAATATTCACAGATGAGTATGCAGGAGTATGAGCTCATCCATGAGGAGCAAGAGGATGAAAGCTGCCTACGAAAATACCGCAAACGCTGCATGCAGGATATGCATCAGAGGCTGAGCTTTGGGCCCAGATATGGCTATCTTTATGAGCTGCAGAATGGAGAACAGTTCTTGGAAGTCATTGAGAAAGAGCGAAAAACCGTCATGGTCATTGTTCACATTTACGAAGATGGCATCAAGGGTTGTGAGGCGCTAAACAATAGCTTAACTTGCCTTGCTGCAGAATACTCCACAATGAGATTTTGTAAGATAAAGGCATCTAACACAGGTGCTGGAGACCGCTTTTCAACTGATGTGCTCCCAACCCTGCTTGTCTACAAGGGTGGGGAGCTTTTGAGCAATTTTATTAGTGTTACTGAACACTTCAGTGAGGAATTTTTTGCTGTGGATGTGGAATCTTTCCTACATGAGTATGGGCTGCTACCCGAAAAGGAGATTCCAGCACTTGGAAATGGCAATACAGATGATCAAGATATTGAATAATTAGAGAGGGATATAGCCCTTCATTATCTCCTATTTCTCCATATTATTCAGTTGGATCTCAGCAGAACCTATGATCGTTTAGAGAAGCCTGTGTGTACTCATTACTTTATATGTAAGAgatacatatataaatatttctTAACTGTCAGTATGTGAACTTTATTTAAAGCACATCTAACAGCCCTATACATATTTGTTTCTATGGAATCTACAGTAATAACAAAATTAGGAGAAAATGCAGGTGATGATCTTTATAAAATTAGTAATAGGTTTTAAATTAGACACAGGTCTTAAAAGGTAAGTTAGGCCCTAATCCTGTACCCACTAAAACCAAAAGGTTAGCATCTAATTTCAgtcagaacagaatcaggcccttctaAACTCCTTCCTCAGTgtatgttactcctgggggaattctgcaccaatgCCTATGTGCAGAATTTACGTCACTGCAGATttgtttgcttccccacagaaaaatgattttctaaCGGGGAAGTCACAAGTGCGGTCACATAACCCTCCCCCATAGTATGTTTCGGGTGCtgacagagaggtaaatcactgggggtcgggactggggaagacccaatTGGTGGCTCCtatcctgtgctgggctcagctgctagtcccggctggcaTCCGGGCCTGGGTCAGGCCCACCACGATTTCTCCTcaggctgtaggaagctctgcaaattcCATCCCCCGCCtgcgcttcctgcacccatcactcctcagctgcagggagcagctcccccatccgcccaacccctgtgcacccagaccccctcatacccagaccctcctgcagagcctctccctcccccccccccggacccagAACCCTTCCTGATGAGCCCCACTTCCCCTGTACCTGGACCACCTGCACCAGGATTCACACCCCTCTGAGCCCCAAGTAATTGCAACTGtatccccacccctctcccccagcatctggattCCTCCACtgagcctcccagccccctctgccaaGCTCTATCCTCCCCCCACCAAGACCCCCCCccctgagctccaaccactttcacctggacccccctgcagcatcccattaccgttgcacccagaatcccaacaagcccctgtgcagccAGATCCGCCTCCACACGCAGATCCCCCAGTGAGCCGCCCACAccgattgccccacacagaaccctctcaacacacacctggatccccccacattaAGCCCCTTCACCCTTGGACTCTgcagggctgagcctgcctgcatctggcacagaggggcaggccctggggtgtttctagggcaggcctggtccttgcgctgtatgagggttgggtgcagcctcaccgctgagtccacgttccagggggagctgcagagtgatctcccacctccgtgCAGCCAGTGATCTGTGcttcccaatgccatgctggaaccTCCACATTTGTTTAACAAATAACAttggcagaatttttaattttttggcacagaatgccctcaggagtagtatgtggggggaaaaaaccacccTACACATCTACAGCAAAGAAGGGACTATACGAAGATTATCACCTGACAGAAGTCacttgcaaaactcccattgatttcagtggggccagaatttcacccaataatgTTAAAGATAAATCAGTATCTGGGCTGTGAATGTTCACAAGTTACATACATAAGAAATATAGGTCacactattaaatatttggttTTGTATTTAACTTTTAATAATTGTGAAAATATGGATTAGTTCATTGCTAAAACAAGATCTCCTCTTGAGAAAATAATATCACAGATACTTTAACCTCTTTGTTAATGCAACCTTTATCAGCTACTTTCCAGTATGGTGGTGTACCATGTTCTGACCATTGATGTTGCTTATTTAAAACATTTGTGATTCCTGAGCAATTATATTTTGTGTTTATGTAATTAATATGAATAAAGCTTAACAAAGAACCAAAACTTcaataaaaaatgtgaaaatcattCATAGAATGTACCTTAATGACTCTTATGAGGAAGTACCAAAAAGGTTTCCAactcattagaaaaaaaaaaaaaaaaagagttgaccAAACTCAAATTTTGAAACATATTAAAAAGCGACATGTGGGGAATAAAGAGGCTGTTTGGAGTAAAGGAATGCAAGGGCAATGCACTGAAAGATTTGTTCTCTCTTTCACTGAGAAAACTTCCTTAAGTTTTATAGTTAAAACCACTTAAGAACATCAATTATGGTACAAAATACAACGAAACACAAGTTGCTCATTTGTCACATTTTGATATCACTCATTGGCATGGTGCATAGTAATAGGTTTTAAAGGCCGAGTGGTTTGATAGTTACTGACAGCTCCTCAGGTTATTAAGACGTACATATTTACCAACCTAGTTTATGTTTCAAGTTCTTCTCTAGGTTTCACCAGTTTAACTTTGTTATTTCAGTAGTTACCCATGTAGTTTAGCACAAAATTCAGCCAACAGCTATAAAATATACAATAATTTGAAGCCACTATATTTAAAGCAAAACTGCCAAACCAACGAAGCTTAGTATGTGACAGGCaaggaaaataaatacaaaatttatATAGGAGTGTGGACCAAGGTTTTCAAACCTGCAGTGCCTAAACTTACACATCTCAGTACAAGAATTGGCCAAGTTTTCGTAAGTGTGGAACACCCAGCAGTTCCAACTGAGGTCTTAATACTA
Above is a window of Emys orbicularis isolate rEmyOrb1 chromosome 8, rEmyOrb1.hap1, whole genome shotgun sequence DNA encoding:
- the PDC gene encoding phosducin yields the protein MEEQKSASSEQDFEGQATHTGPKGVINDWRKFKLESEDRDSLPLSKKEILRQMSSPHRSLSKDDKDTRERFSRKMSMQEYELIHEEQEDESCLRKYRKRCMQDMHQRLSFGPRYGYLYELQNGEQFLEVIEKERKTVMVIVHIYEDGIKGCEALNNSLTCLAAEYSTMRFCKIKASNTGAGDRFSTDVLPTLLVYKGGELLSNFISVTEHFSEEFFAVDVESFLHEYGLLPEKEIPALGNGNTDDQDIE